The following coding sequences lie in one Danio rerio strain Tuebingen ecotype United States chromosome 25, GRCz12tu, whole genome shotgun sequence genomic window:
- the cdkn1bb gene encoding cyclin dependent kinase inhibitor 1Bb, whose product MSNVRLSNGSPTLERMEARLSDQPKPSACRNLFGPVDHEELKKDFQRQLRTMEDASAEAWNFDFSTHTPRADGRYQWEALDIRSVPGFYSRSERGKGSDIHISSSGNNNDNNVDVNGNHDCRVTEQSAETPETLREPRKRSSCLDSSCQSKRSHICVDEVTRTPRKPKKPRKPLSPTPT is encoded by the exons ATGTCCAATGTTCGCTTGTCTAATGGCAGCCCGACGCTGGAGCGGATGGAGGCGCGACTGTCTGACCAACCGAAGCCGTCGGCATGTCGAAACCTGTTCGGGCCGGTGGATCATGAAGAGCTGAAGAAGGACTTCCAGCGGCAGCTCCGGACGATGGAGGACGCGTCGGCTGAAGCCTGGAACTTCGACTTTTCCACGCACACGCCGCGCGCCGACGGTAGATATCAGTGGGAAGCGCTGGATATTCGCTCGGTGCCCGGTTTCTACAGCCGATCGGAGCGGGGGAAGGGCTCCGATATTCACATCTCCTCCTCTGGGAATAATAACGACAATAACGTGGATGTTAACGGGAATCACGACTGTAGGGTAACGGAGCAAAGCGCGGAGACGCCCGAAACGCTCCGAGAGCCGAGGAAAAGAAGCTCCTGTCTCG ACTCATCGTGTCAAAGCAAACGCTCGCACATCTGTGTGGATGAAGTGACCCGAACGCCCAGAAAACCCAAAAAACCCAGAAAACCATTGAGTCCGACACCCACATAA
- the yars2 gene encoding tyrosine--tRNA ligase, mitochondrial, whose translation MAASIARSCCRVKSHFILRKTSYCKLLFHSSASKTSSLLSSLHNRGLLKDSFPEVAAQAEIPDLLRSGPQSIYCGFDPTADSLHAGNLLAIIGLLHFRSAGHHIIALLGGATAQIGDPSGRQTERERLSPAAVQENARGILESLHRIFTHHELYFCPDSSRLGRLTVLNNRSWYKDYDLLEFFSEVGRSFRMGTMLSRHSVQTRLKSAEGMSFTEFSYQLFQAFDFYQLHQLHGCRIQLGGTDQLGNIMSGHEFIHRKTGEEVYGLTVPLVTTSMGDKLGKTAGNAVWLNRDKTSPFEFYQYFLRLPDNSVERYLKLFTFLSLSEVENLMEQQRKDPGKRIAHKRLAAEVTKLVHGKDGLESAKRCTTALYHSSIEALEQMSDTELQEIFREAPFHEFFLEPGTTVLDACRRARAIPDGPRGYQMIKDGGVWINHQRAENPEQVLIVGQQILSNGLSLIRVGKKNFHILKWLSL comes from the exons ATGGCTGCGTCCATAGCCCGGTCATGCTGCAGAGTAAAGTCACATTTCATCCTCAGAAAAACGTcgtattgtaaattattatttcacTCCTCCGCATCCAAAACCAGCAGCCTCCTCTCCTCTCTCCATAACCGGGGTCTCCTGAAGGACTCTTTCCCGGAGGTCGCGGCTCAAGCCGAAATCCCGGATCTCCTGCGCTCCGGTCCGCAGTCGATATACTGCGGCTTCGACCCCACCGCCGACAGCCTGCACGCTGGAAACCTGCTCGCCATCATCGGCCTGCTGCACTTTCGATCCGCGGGGCATCACATCATCGCGCTGCTCGGCGGAGCCACGGCGCAGATCGGCGACCCGAGCGGGAGGCAGACCGAGAGAGAGCGCCTGTCCCCGGCCGCGGTGCAGGAGAACGCCCGCGGGATTCTGGAGAGTCTCCACCGGATCTTCACCCACCACGAGCTGTACTTCTGCCCGGACTCCAGCAG GCTCGGCCGGCTCACAGTGCTCAACAACCGCAGCTGGTATAAAGACTATGACCTGCTGGAGTTTTTCTCAGAGGTGGGCAGGAGTTTTCGAATGGGCACGATGCTCAGCAGACACAGCGTCCAGACACGGCTAAAGAGCGCGGAGGGCATGAGCTTCACAGAGTTCTCCTATCAGCTCTTCCAGGCGTTCGACTTCTACCAGCTCCATCAGCTGCACGGATGCAGGATCCAGCTCGGAGGAACAGACCAGCTGGGAAACATCATGAGCGGACACGAGTTCATACACAG AAAGACTGGAGAGGAGGTTTACGGCCTCACGGTTCCTCTCGTCACCACCTCTATGGGTGATAAACTGGGGAAGACGGCAGGCAACGCCGTCTGGCTGAACCGAGATAAAACATCACCCTTTGAGTTCTACCAGTACTTCCTCCGTCTGCCTGATAACAGCGTGGAGCG GTACCTGAAGCTCTTCACCTTCCTCTCTCTGTCTGAGGTGGAGAACCTGATGGAGCAGCAGAGAAAAGACCCGGGAAAGAGGATCGCACACAAACGCCTGGCTGCGGAAGTCACCAAACTGGTCCACGGCAAAGACGGCTTAGAAAGCGCTAAAAG gtgcacGACAGCTCTATATCACAGCAGTATTGAGGCTCTGGagcagatgagtgacactgaacTGCAGGAGATTTTCCGAGAGGCTCCATTCCATGAGTTTTTCCTTGAACCAGGAACGACGGTTCTGGACGCCTGCAGACGAGCACGAGCTATTCCTGACGGACCCCGCGG CTATCAGATGATCAAGGACGGCGGTGTCTGGATAAACCACCAGAGGGCCGAAAACCCAGAGCAAGTGCTTATTGTTGGTCAGCAAATCCTCTCAAACGGACTCAGTCTGATCCGTGTCGGCAAGAAGAACTTCCACATCCTCAAGTGGCTCAGTTTGTGA
- the yars2 gene encoding tyrosine--tRNA ligase, mitochondrial isoform X1 codes for MGTMLSRHSVQTRLKSAEGMSFTEFSYQLFQAFDFYQLHQLHGCRIQLGGTDQLGNIMSGHEFIHRKTGEEVYGLTVPLVTTSMGDKLGKTAGNAVWLNRDKTSPFEFYQYFLRLPDNSVERYLKLFTFLSLSEVENLMEQQRKDPGKRIAHKRLAAEVTKLVHGKDGLESAKRCTTALYHSSIEALEQMSDTELQEIFREAPFHEFFLEPGTTVLDACRRARAIPDGPRGYQMIKDGGVWINHQRAENPEQVLIVGQQILSNGLSLIRVGKKNFHILKWLSL; via the exons ATGGGCACGATGCTCAGCAGACACAGCGTCCAGACACGGCTAAAGAGCGCGGAGGGCATGAGCTTCACAGAGTTCTCCTATCAGCTCTTCCAGGCGTTCGACTTCTACCAGCTCCATCAGCTGCACGGATGCAGGATCCAGCTCGGAGGAACAGACCAGCTGGGAAACATCATGAGCGGACACGAGTTCATACACAG AAAGACTGGAGAGGAGGTTTACGGCCTCACGGTTCCTCTCGTCACCACCTCTATGGGTGATAAACTGGGGAAGACGGCAGGCAACGCCGTCTGGCTGAACCGAGATAAAACATCACCCTTTGAGTTCTACCAGTACTTCCTCCGTCTGCCTGATAACAGCGTGGAGCG GTACCTGAAGCTCTTCACCTTCCTCTCTCTGTCTGAGGTGGAGAACCTGATGGAGCAGCAGAGAAAAGACCCGGGAAAGAGGATCGCACACAAACGCCTGGCTGCGGAAGTCACCAAACTGGTCCACGGCAAAGACGGCTTAGAAAGCGCTAAAAG gtgcacGACAGCTCTATATCACAGCAGTATTGAGGCTCTGGagcagatgagtgacactgaacTGCAGGAGATTTTCCGAGAGGCTCCATTCCATGAGTTTTTCCTTGAACCAGGAACGACGGTTCTGGACGCCTGCAGACGAGCACGAGCTATTCCTGACGGACCCCGCGG CTATCAGATGATCAAGGACGGCGGTGTCTGGATAAACCACCAGAGGGCCGAAAACCCAGAGCAAGTGCTTATTGTTGGTCAGCAAATCCTCTCAAACGGACTCAGTCTGATCCGTGTCGGCAAGAAGAACTTCCACATCCTCAAGTGGCTCAGTTTGTGA